One window from the genome of Candidatus Saganbacteria bacterium encodes:
- a CDS encoding nucleotidyl transferase AbiEii/AbiGii toxin family protein has protein sequence MEQAILTPSQNKFIDAVSREQNLANFYLSGGTALSAYYLNHRLSDDLDFFTSDEPDKISLHGFAKKMKTAIGAASVRFERLYDRNLFFFKMGSEELKVEFSRYPFAQFNKPEIKDGIKIDSLRDISANKLMALLDRFDPKDFVDLYFILKTSKLENIRKDAEKKFAVKISSLFLGGELAKVKRIVALPKMIKQITIEELKHFFSDQAEELRPNIIE, from the coding sequence GATGCCGTAAGCCGGGAACAGAACTTGGCCAATTTTTATTTAAGCGGAGGAACTGCGCTGTCTGCCTATTATTTAAACCATCGGTTGTCAGATGACCTGGATTTTTTCACGTCAGACGAGCCGGACAAGATATCCCTCCACGGATTCGCGAAAAAAATGAAAACTGCTATCGGAGCCGCTTCCGTCCGATTTGAGCGATTGTATGATAGAAATCTCTTTTTTTTCAAGATGGGAAGCGAAGAGCTTAAGGTAGAATTCAGTCGATACCCTTTTGCGCAATTCAATAAGCCAGAAATAAAAGACGGTATAAAGATCGACAGCTTGCGCGATATATCGGCCAACAAGTTAATGGCGCTTTTGGACAGGTTTGATCCCAAAGATTTCGTCGACCTTTATTTTATCTTAAAAACATCGAAATTGGAGAATATCCGTAAAGACGCTGAGAAAAAATTTGCGGTCAAAATAAGCAGCCTATTTCTGGGCGGAGAACTCGCAAAGGTCAAAAGGATCGTAGCTTTGCCCAAAATGATCAAGCAGATAACTATTGAAGAATTAAAACACTTTTTTTCCGACCAGGCTGAAGAGCTTAGGCCGAACATTATTGAATGA